In Alteribacter lacisalsi, a genomic segment contains:
- a CDS encoding PRC-barrel domain-containing protein: MLFSYKRMLKPFTVFGEEGEIGSVSDLFFDEHTWTVRYIVMNAGNWLKGEQRFLSPASIQSYSVEEERLHANITKEQAKESPSPEDEPMTRKFERQFSKFYGLNPYWMGAGLWGSGAVPRDLTREDPDSLDDLREEETSILSVKDLIGYELSTGDESFGKVKDVLIEEDSFKIRYFVVDTNRWLPGGKEVVVSTEWILDVNWSQSLVSVELSKDKIKSAPEYVEDMTLDRDMETSVFKHYGKPKYWD; this comes from the coding sequence ATGTTATTTTCCTATAAGCGAATGCTTAAACCCTTTACGGTTTTTGGCGAAGAAGGCGAAATCGGAAGTGTCAGTGATTTGTTTTTTGATGAGCACACCTGGACCGTCCGCTACATTGTGATGAACGCAGGAAACTGGCTCAAAGGAGAGCAGCGATTTTTATCACCTGCTTCAATACAATCCTATTCGGTTGAAGAGGAACGGCTGCATGCCAATATCACCAAGGAGCAGGCGAAAGAAAGCCCTTCTCCCGAAGATGAACCGATGACTCGGAAGTTTGAGCGGCAGTTCTCAAAGTTTTACGGTCTGAACCCATACTGGATGGGGGCAGGTCTATGGGGAAGCGGTGCTGTCCCGAGGGATTTGACCCGCGAAGATCCTGACAGTCTGGATGATCTTCGGGAGGAAGAAACAAGTATCCTGAGTGTGAAGGATCTCATTGGCTATGAACTGTCTACTGGGGATGAAAGCTTCGGAAAAGTAAAGGATGTCCTTATTGAGGAGGATTCGTTTAAAATCCGCTATTTTGTAGTGGATACGAACCGGTGGCTGCCCGGCGGCAAAGAAGTTGTAGTTTCGACCGAGTGGATTCTTGATGTAAACTGGTCCCAGTCCCTTGTAAGCGTGGAATTATCAAAAGACAAAATTAAGTCAGCTCCCGAGTACGTGGAGGATATGACACTCGACCGGGATATGGAAACGAGCGTATTCAAGCATTACGGAAAGCCGAAATACTGGGATTGA
- a CDS encoding NUDIX hydrolase, protein MKPSNSKLYNHFKNRRASLLDAEQYRSFAIFVPLIYKDNEPCLLFQVRGEEIRQPGEICFPGGKVDPEDPSAESAAVRELIEEIGVSQEQVSVYGQLDYMITPYKFNIYPFIGEIATDAKMKLNPAEVQDVFTVPVRALQEMEPSTYNIYHEVQPEEAFPYHLIPGGKNYDWRTGVVHEHFYEYQGRVIWGLTARILKHVLHVLPKQ, encoded by the coding sequence ATGAAACCAAGTAACTCAAAACTGTACAATCATTTCAAAAACAGGCGTGCCAGCCTCCTGGATGCAGAACAGTACCGCTCTTTTGCCATTTTTGTTCCGTTGATCTATAAAGACAACGAACCCTGTCTTCTTTTTCAGGTACGGGGCGAAGAAATACGGCAGCCAGGGGAAATCTGTTTTCCCGGAGGAAAAGTGGACCCTGAAGATCCTTCTGCAGAATCCGCTGCCGTCCGGGAACTCATTGAAGAAATTGGGGTGTCACAGGAGCAGGTCTCTGTGTATGGCCAGCTTGACTACATGATTACTCCTTATAAGTTCAACATTTACCCGTTTATCGGTGAAATTGCCACCGATGCAAAAATGAAGCTTAATCCGGCTGAAGTCCAGGATGTGTTTACCGTACCGGTCCGTGCGCTTCAGGAGATGGAGCCGAGTACGTATAACATTTACCATGAAGTCCAGCCGGAAGAGGCGTTCCCATATCACCTGATCCCCGGAGGCAAAAACTACGACTGGCGTACAGGTGTGGTGCACGAGCATTTCTACGAGTACCAGGGCCGGGTAATCTGGGGACTTACCGCGCGTATCTTAAAGCACGTACTTCACGTGCTCCCAAAGCAGTAA
- a CDS encoding S9 family peptidase encodes MTRPIEIEDLKNINVLNEPQLSPDGSRFAYIRQTVSEDDEYISQLFIQDIDSDEPVQWTFGKERVSYPRFSPDGKWLAFVSNRKDKPQLFLLSTAGGEARQLTTFKNGAMQPVWSPDSARILFTTSLEKDEELTAPEDKENKNEDTKGKEPLVVTRLKYKSDASGFLDDSYKQIGFYSLEDDKSVLLTEGEFHHEPGSWSPDGRQLAYSANKKEESDYQIISDIFLMDVEDRKETRLTDGEGVYSQPSFSPDGKKLAYFGHQKEYSGATHNKLWITELAAAHTECVTKDWDVHLGDSAIGDLRSGHPSPGAVWSKDGKSVYLTASVYGNTNFYRVNLDGNAVELAAGRHHVYGYDVSPDNGIALLAVSTPVNPGDAVLLDLNSGEQRSLTRVNQKFLEEVALSEPEEVTFKAEDGWDIHGWVMKPYGYEEGKKYPTILEIHGGPHAMYANSFFHELQYLAACGYAVLYTNPRGGHGYGQEFVDACRGDYGGKDYTDLMSATDQAVEKFDFIDADRLGVTGGSYGGFMTNWIVAHTDRFKAAATLRSISNWISFYGVSDIGYFFTEWEIGADLMSDPDKMWAHSPLKYVKNIETPLLILHGERDFRCPVEQAEQLFVALKHQKKDTRFVRFPGANHELSRSGPPKLRYARLKELENWFNKYLK; translated from the coding sequence ATGACACGACCAATTGAAATCGAAGATCTTAAGAATATCAATGTTCTCAACGAACCGCAGCTTTCCCCTGACGGCAGCCGTTTTGCCTACATAAGACAGACTGTGAGTGAGGATGATGAATACATCTCCCAGCTGTTTATCCAGGACATCGATTCAGATGAACCTGTACAGTGGACGTTCGGCAAGGAACGGGTCAGCTACCCGCGCTTCTCCCCCGACGGCAAATGGCTTGCGTTTGTATCCAACCGCAAGGACAAGCCTCAGCTTTTCCTCCTTTCCACTGCCGGAGGTGAAGCAAGACAGCTCACCACCTTCAAAAATGGTGCCATGCAGCCGGTCTGGTCACCTGACAGTGCGCGGATTCTCTTTACAACTTCTTTGGAAAAAGATGAAGAGCTCACTGCCCCTGAGGACAAAGAAAACAAGAACGAAGACACCAAAGGAAAAGAGCCCCTCGTCGTCACACGGCTCAAATACAAATCCGATGCTTCCGGCTTCCTTGATGACAGCTACAAGCAGATCGGCTTTTACTCTTTGGAAGATGATAAATCCGTTCTTCTTACTGAAGGGGAATTTCACCATGAACCAGGCTCATGGTCCCCGGACGGCAGACAGCTTGCCTACAGCGCCAACAAAAAAGAAGAGAGCGATTACCAAATCATCTCAGACATCTTTCTGATGGACGTGGAAGACCGGAAAGAAACCCGTCTTACTGACGGAGAAGGCGTATACTCCCAGCCATCCTTCAGCCCGGACGGCAAAAAGCTCGCCTACTTCGGTCACCAGAAGGAATATTCAGGTGCCACGCACAACAAACTGTGGATCACTGAGCTTGCCGCTGCCCACACGGAGTGCGTGACAAAAGACTGGGACGTCCATCTGGGTGATTCGGCGATCGGGGATCTCAGGTCAGGTCACCCGTCACCCGGTGCTGTCTGGAGCAAGGACGGGAAAAGCGTCTACCTGACTGCCAGTGTGTATGGAAATACAAACTTCTACCGCGTGAACCTTGATGGCAACGCAGTAGAACTTGCCGCCGGCCGTCATCATGTATATGGCTACGACGTTTCACCAGATAACGGGATTGCCCTTCTTGCAGTCAGCACACCGGTCAACCCCGGGGATGCGGTGCTGCTTGATCTGAATTCCGGTGAACAGCGCAGCCTAACCCGTGTCAACCAGAAATTTTTAGAGGAAGTCGCACTCTCCGAGCCTGAAGAAGTGACGTTTAAAGCAGAGGACGGCTGGGATATTCACGGCTGGGTGATGAAGCCTTACGGATACGAGGAAGGGAAGAAATACCCGACGATCCTTGAAATTCACGGTGGCCCCCACGCCATGTATGCAAACAGCTTCTTCCACGAGCTTCAGTACCTTGCTGCATGCGGCTATGCGGTGCTTTATACGAATCCCCGGGGCGGACACGGCTATGGACAGGAATTCGTGGATGCCTGCCGAGGTGACTATGGCGGGAAGGATTATACCGATCTGATGAGTGCGACCGATCAGGCCGTTGAGAAGTTCGACTTTATTGACGCTGACCGGCTCGGTGTAACCGGAGGAAGCTACGGCGGATTTATGACCAACTGGATCGTCGCTCACACAGACCGGTTTAAAGCTGCCGCCACACTGCGTTCGATTTCCAATTGGATCAGCTTTTACGGCGTAAGTGATATCGGCTATTTCTTCACCGAATGGGAGATCGGCGCCGACCTGATGAGCGATCCGGACAAAATGTGGGCACACTCTCCCCTGAAATACGTTAAAAACATTGAAACACCGCTTTTGATCCTTCACGGGGAGCGGGACTTCCGCTGTCCGGTGGAGCAGGCCGAGCAGCTGTTTGTGGCACTCAAGCATCAGAAAAAAGACACTCGCTTCGTCCGCTTTCCCGGTGCCAACCACGAACTTTCCCGCAGCGGCCCGCCAAAGCTGCGCTATGCGCGCCTTAAGGAACTGGAAAACTGGTTTAACAAGTACCTTAAGTAA
- a CDS encoding glycoside hydrolase family 13 protein, with protein MSKQWWKESVVYQIYPRSFNDSNGDGIGDLNGITEKLDYLKGLGVDVIWLSPVYDSPNDDNGYDIRDYQAIMDEFGTMEDWERMLSEVHSRGMRLIMDLVVNHSSDEHRWFAESRKSKDNPYRDYYIWRPGKADGSEPNNWESAFSGSAWQYDEQTEEYFLHIFSKKQPDLNWENPVVREEVYSMIRWWLDKGVDGFRMDVINFISKVDGLPDAEPQEGKKYASGSKYFANGPRIHEFLHEMNQKAMKEYGAMTVAEMPSVTPELAQKYTDEDREEVDMVFQFEHVDLDSGPGGKWDLRPLKLRDLKENLTKWQKALEHKGWNSLYMNNHDQPRMVSRFGNDGEYRVKSAKMLATMLHMMKGTPYIYQGEEIGMTNVRFDSIEEYEDIETLNMYREKREAGVPHEDIMKAIYVKGRDNARTPVQWNTTENAGFSTGIPWLKVNPNYKEINAEAAVADPNSVYHYYRRLIELRHNNEIVVYGGYDLIQPEDETFFAYERRYEGESLLVICNFTGENAIFHVPDGYKNKAGQLFISNMEQDQSLSFGNELHFTPYEARVYRVKH; from the coding sequence ATGAGTAAACAATGGTGGAAAGAAAGCGTCGTGTATCAGATTTATCCCCGGAGTTTTAACGACAGCAACGGTGACGGGATTGGGGATCTGAACGGTATAACGGAGAAGCTTGATTACCTGAAGGGGCTGGGGGTGGATGTGATCTGGCTTTCTCCGGTATATGACAGTCCCAACGATGATAACGGCTATGACATCCGGGATTACCAGGCGATTATGGATGAGTTCGGTACAATGGAGGACTGGGAAAGGATGCTATCAGAGGTGCACAGCCGGGGCATGCGCCTGATTATGGATCTGGTGGTCAATCATTCATCGGATGAACATCGGTGGTTTGCCGAGTCACGGAAATCGAAGGATAATCCATACCGGGATTATTACATCTGGCGTCCGGGAAAAGCAGACGGGTCCGAGCCGAATAACTGGGAATCCGCCTTTTCCGGATCGGCCTGGCAGTATGATGAACAGACAGAGGAATACTTCCTTCATATTTTTTCAAAAAAGCAGCCGGACCTGAACTGGGAAAACCCCGTAGTCCGTGAAGAAGTATACAGTATGATCCGCTGGTGGCTCGATAAGGGCGTCGACGGGTTCCGCATGGACGTGATTAATTTCATATCCAAGGTGGACGGTCTGCCGGATGCAGAGCCGCAGGAGGGGAAAAAGTACGCTTCCGGCTCAAAGTATTTCGCCAATGGACCGCGTATTCATGAATTTCTCCATGAAATGAATCAAAAGGCGATGAAGGAATACGGCGCCATGACTGTAGCGGAAATGCCGAGCGTGACACCGGAACTGGCTCAGAAATATACTGACGAAGACCGTGAGGAAGTGGACATGGTGTTCCAGTTCGAGCATGTGGACCTCGACTCCGGTCCGGGAGGTAAATGGGATCTGCGCCCGCTGAAGCTACGCGATTTAAAGGAAAACCTCACCAAATGGCAGAAAGCACTCGAGCATAAAGGCTGGAACAGTCTGTACATGAACAATCATGACCAGCCCCGGATGGTGTCCCGCTTCGGGAATGACGGAGAGTACCGGGTCAAGTCGGCTAAGATGCTTGCGACAATGCTTCATATGATGAAGGGTACGCCGTACATTTACCAGGGTGAGGAAATTGGAATGACGAATGTCCGGTTTGATTCGATTGAGGAGTATGAGGACATCGAGACGCTGAATATGTACCGCGAAAAACGGGAGGCAGGTGTGCCTCACGAGGACATCATGAAGGCGATTTATGTAAAGGGACGGGATAACGCCAGGACGCCTGTGCAGTGGAACACCACGGAAAACGCTGGCTTCTCTACCGGTATTCCCTGGCTGAAGGTGAACCCGAATTATAAGGAAATCAACGCGGAAGCAGCCGTTGCAGACCCGAATTCGGTTTACCATTATTACCGGAGGCTTATTGAGCTCCGTCATAACAACGAGATCGTGGTCTACGGCGGATACGATCTGATTCAGCCGGAGGACGAAACGTTCTTTGCCTATGAGCGCAGGTACGAGGGAGAATCCCTGCTTGTGATCTGTAACTTTACGGGAGAAAATGCAATATTTCACGTACCGGATGGGTATAAGAATAAAGCAGGACAGCTGTTTATCAGCAACATGGAACAGGATCAATCCCTCTCGTTCGGAAATGAGCTTCATTTTACCCCGTACGAAGCACGTGTTTACCGGGTAAAGCACTAG
- a CDS encoding substrate-binding domain-containing protein yields the protein MAELGYSPNALARGLVGQATRTIGVLLPNVSSLFAGKLLEGIESAAQQQGYSVVVCNTGSEGERTDDYLAVLKQKRVEGVLYASGVFSKEMAEKLAGIGMPAVTVATKSHEETVPFVKVDDRTAAFDGTSYLIEKGHRKIAFIGGELSDPVAGLPRFEGYREALAAHGLKVDDHLLRFGDFRFEAGKEQMQSLLESETAFTAVFATSDEMAVGALHAAREGGVRVPEDLSVLGYDNTLAAEMALPPLTTVEQPLRSMGEAAFASLTGERKSVTAGHKIVERQTVVQIEEDIK from the coding sequence ATCGCGGAACTCGGTTACAGTCCGAATGCACTTGCCCGTGGGCTCGTCGGTCAGGCGACGCGGACCATTGGTGTTCTTCTGCCGAACGTATCGAGCCTGTTTGCGGGCAAGCTACTTGAAGGAATTGAATCCGCCGCACAGCAGCAGGGGTACAGCGTAGTTGTCTGCAACACCGGTTCTGAAGGAGAGCGTACAGATGACTATCTGGCCGTTCTAAAACAGAAACGGGTGGAAGGGGTGCTTTATGCAAGCGGTGTGTTTTCAAAGGAGATGGCAGAAAAACTGGCCGGGATCGGAATGCCGGCGGTAACAGTGGCAACGAAAAGTCATGAAGAAACGGTGCCGTTTGTAAAAGTGGATGACAGAACAGCTGCCTTTGACGGGACCAGCTACCTGATTGAAAAGGGGCACAGAAAAATTGCATTTATCGGAGGGGAACTGAGCGATCCTGTCGCAGGCCTGCCGCGTTTTGAAGGCTATCGTGAAGCCCTGGCTGCTCACGGACTTAAAGTCGATGACCATCTTCTGAGGTTCGGTGATTTCCGTTTTGAAGCCGGGAAGGAGCAGATGCAATCGCTTTTGGAGAGCGAAACGGCATTTACCGCGGTTTTTGCCACAAGTGACGAAATGGCGGTCGGTGCCCTGCATGCAGCAAGAGAGGGCGGAGTCCGGGTGCCGGAAGACCTATCAGTGCTCGGCTATGATAATACGCTCGCAGCCGAGATGGCGCTGCCTCCTCTCACAACGGTGGAACAGCCGCTCCGTTCTATGGGGGAAGCGGCGTTTGCCAGCCTTACAGGAGAGCGGAAGTCCGTCACAGCCGGTCATAAAATAGTAGAACGGCAGACAGTAGTACAAATTGAGGAGGATATAAAATGA
- a CDS encoding HPr family phosphocarrier protein, whose protein sequence is MKLVVNKPIFAETASALVNTASQYHSTIMIKKEHWVVDAKSLLGVLALSLQPGQEVEISFEGETEQGFIEALTESRNFSKAE, encoded by the coding sequence ATGAAATTAGTTGTGAACAAACCGATTTTTGCAGAAACAGCCAGCGCACTTGTCAACACGGCTTCTCAGTACCATTCTACGATTATGATCAAGAAAGAACATTGGGTGGTAGATGCGAAAAGCCTGCTTGGCGTTCTCGCCTTATCTCTGCAGCCGGGACAGGAAGTTGAGATTTCTTTTGAAGGTGAAACAGAACAGGGATTTATTGAGGCACTTACGGAATCACGCAACTTTTCCAAAGCAGAATAA
- a CDS encoding metal ABC transporter substrate-binding protein, translating to MKKWFKQTVGAGLLLAGGLTLAACGTEESGEEREGLEITTSFSVLGNIIEEVIGDRGEVEYIVPIGEEPHEYEPVPSDFRKVSDADVFYINGMDLEEWLERVVSNAAADTDIVELSSGVEPIPLQGSDEADPHGWLSPKNGIMYVENLLQDLIERDPDGEEYYRENAEAYIGELEELDAWIEEEVAEIPEENRLIVVSENAFKYFGADYGFDTEGVWEINSHEEGTPQQINRVIDLVQDRGVSAVFVESTVDKRYMTQVSDNAGVPIAGEVYTDALGAEGSGAETYIDMLHHNASTFVDGLK from the coding sequence ATGAAAAAATGGTTCAAACAGACAGTGGGAGCCGGTCTTCTGCTGGCCGGCGGGCTGACTCTGGCCGCATGCGGAACGGAAGAGAGCGGAGAAGAAAGAGAGGGGCTCGAGATCACGACGAGTTTTTCAGTCCTCGGCAACATCATTGAAGAAGTCATCGGTGATCGCGGGGAAGTGGAATACATCGTGCCGATCGGGGAGGAGCCTCACGAATACGAGCCGGTGCCGAGTGATTTTCGTAAGGTAAGTGATGCCGATGTGTTCTACATTAACGGAATGGATCTGGAGGAATGGCTGGAGCGGGTCGTTTCAAACGCAGCAGCAGATACGGATATTGTGGAGCTGTCAAGCGGCGTGGAGCCGATCCCTCTTCAGGGAAGTGACGAAGCGGATCCTCATGGATGGCTTAGCCCGAAAAACGGCATTATGTATGTTGAAAACCTTCTCCAGGATTTGATTGAACGGGACCCGGATGGAGAAGAGTATTATCGTGAAAATGCCGAAGCATATATCGGCGAGCTGGAAGAGCTGGATGCCTGGATAGAGGAAGAAGTCGCTGAAATCCCAGAGGAAAATCGTCTCATTGTTGTGAGTGAAAATGCGTTTAAATACTTTGGAGCCGATTACGGTTTTGACACAGAAGGGGTATGGGAGATCAATTCACATGAAGAAGGGACGCCGCAGCAGATCAACCGTGTGATCGATCTTGTGCAGGATCGGGGCGTATCGGCAGTGTTTGTGGAAAGTACAGTCGATAAGCGCTACATGACACAGGTATCTGACAATGCCGGCGTACCGATTGCAGGTGAAGTGTATACGGATGCCCTTGGAGCGGAAGGCTCAGGAGCAGAAACGTACATTGATATGCTTCACCATAACGCTTCCACGTTTGTGGATGGATTAAAGTAA
- a CDS encoding YrhC family protein: MADKQIKVLKDKVTDYKRYAFVLLSLSIFMFIGLLIPTEALATESQTLYVAMNMAVLVLAVVYHRIAMFNQKKLNEGEAS, from the coding sequence ATGGCAGACAAGCAGATTAAAGTGCTGAAAGATAAAGTGACTGACTATAAGCGTTACGCGTTTGTTCTTCTGAGCTTGAGTATCTTTATGTTTATCGGGCTGCTCATCCCGACAGAAGCGCTGGCCACAGAAAGTCAGACATTGTACGTGGCAATGAATATGGCCGTCCTGGTTCTGGCTGTTGTTTATCATAGAATTGCTATGTTCAATCAGAAGAAACTGAACGAAGGCGAAGCATCATAA
- a CDS encoding cation:proton antiporter regulatory subunit, translating to MDIKMADLPGMGKKISFTTAENSMIVLIIHHTGKRELYFFYDADEDEADFSIDLTAEETRELGAQFLGAVYQPVDADKMQLLKSQIVTEWVKLDKKSAFAGKSIAENEIRKKTGVSIVGIFRSEDVIASPDIDVVLQPGDTLMAIGKHDAIAKFEQICKGEAAP from the coding sequence GTGGATATCAAAATGGCGGATCTTCCCGGCATGGGAAAGAAAATATCTTTTACAACAGCGGAAAACAGTATGATCGTTCTCATTATCCATCATACCGGAAAAAGGGAGCTTTACTTTTTTTATGATGCAGATGAGGATGAAGCAGACTTTTCAATTGATCTGACTGCTGAAGAAACGAGGGAACTTGGAGCTCAGTTTTTGGGAGCTGTATACCAGCCTGTCGATGCAGATAAAATGCAGCTGTTAAAAAGCCAGATAGTAACTGAATGGGTTAAGCTAGATAAAAAATCAGCCTTCGCAGGAAAATCCATTGCGGAGAATGAAATCCGAAAAAAGACCGGCGTTTCCATTGTCGGCATTTTCAGGTCAGAAGACGTCATTGCAAGTCCGGATATCGACGTTGTCCTTCAGCCCGGAGATACGCTGATGGCGATCGGTAAACATGATGCCATTGCAAAGTTTGAGCAGATATGTAAAGGGGAGGCAGCCCCTTAA